The following proteins come from a genomic window of Candidatus Krumholzibacteriia bacterium:
- a CDS encoding DMT family transporter, whose product MRSTLYNDLLLLLAAAVWGFAFVAQRLGMEHLGPFTFNGIRFAIGALALLPFHLLLRRKSPAATLPAFPARGLILGLVLFAGASLQQVGIVTSTAGKAGFITGLYVVIVALLGRFFGRKTARSTWLGVVLALPGLYLLSVRGSLNLASGDALIFFGAWFWALHVLLIGKWSSASSVLGLAIVQYASVSVLSFGVAVTRESLQVASILAALGPLLYAGLLSTALAYTLQLLAQRKAPPAHAAVLLSLEAVFAVIGGIWLLGETLDARAILGSALMMTGMLASQLGQREA is encoded by the coding sequence ATGCGCTCGACCCTGTATAACGACCTTCTTCTTCTGCTCGCCGCTGCGGTTTGGGGCTTTGCCTTCGTCGCCCAGCGACTGGGCATGGAGCATCTGGGTCCCTTTACCTTCAACGGAATCCGCTTTGCGATCGGAGCTCTGGCCCTTCTTCCCTTTCACTTGCTTCTGCGAAGAAAGAGTCCGGCGGCCACCCTGCCGGCCTTTCCGGCTCGCGGACTGATTCTGGGTCTTGTTCTTTTTGCGGGAGCCTCTCTTCAGCAGGTGGGAATCGTGACGAGCACGGCGGGCAAGGCCGGCTTCATCACGGGGCTCTATGTCGTGATCGTAGCCCTGCTCGGTCGATTCTTCGGGCGAAAGACCGCTCGCTCCACCTGGCTCGGGGTAGTTCTGGCCCTGCCCGGACTTTATCTGCTCAGCGTTCGCGGTTCCCTGAACCTTGCCTCCGGCGACGCACTGATCTTTTTCGGAGCCTGGTTCTGGGCGCTTCATGTCCTTCTGATTGGAAAGTGGTCCTCGGCTTCCTCGGTTCTCGGTCTGGCCATTGTGCAGTATGCAAGCGTCTCCGTTCTGAGTTTCGGCGTGGCAGTGACTCGTGAATCCCTGCAAGTTGCTTCGATTCTCGCGGCTCTTGGTCCCCTTCTCTATGCGGGGCTTCTTTCGACCGCCCTGGCCTACACCCTTCAGTTGCTGGCGCAACGCAAGGCTCCTCCGGCCCATGCGGCGGTTCTCCTCAGTCTGGAGGCGGTCTTCGCAGTGATCGGGGGGATCTGGCTTCTCGGAGAAACTCTGGATGCTCGCGCGATCCTCGGTTCTGCCCTGATGATGACGGGAATGCTGGCCAGCCAGTTGGGACAGAGGGAAGCTTGA
- a CDS encoding glutamine--tRNA ligase/YqeY domain fusion protein: MCEEKEIRGNFITDIIDEHNRSGRYDARVHTRFPPEPNGCLHIGHAKSILLNYGLAQRYDGLFNLRFDDTNPEMEEQVFVDSVIEDVKWLGADFGERLYFASDYFNQMYDYALQLIEAGKAYVDDQNGEEIRKTRGTVTSPGANSPWRERSVEENRDLFTRMRAGEFADGEKVLRAKIDMAHPNMLMRDPLIYRIRHAEHHRTGKDWCIYPMYDWAHGLEDSIEGITQSVCTLEFETHRPLYDWYLDSLDVFHPQQIEFARLNLAYTMMSKRKLRQIVEEGIVESWDDPRMPTISGMRRRGYTPEAIAEFCERIGVAKSDSLVDMALLEFCVREDLNRKAPRRMAVLNPLKLTITNYPEDKVEMLPVENNPGDPEAGSREVPFRRELFVEREDFREEAPKKWFRLAPGKEVRLKGAYFVTCEEVLRDESGEIVELLCRYDPESRGGESPDGRKVRGTLHWVSIEDSLKAEVRLYDHLFSAIEPGSGGDFHEDLNPESLKLLRDCRLEPSLGDAEPGEAVQFMRQGYFVVDSIDSSSDQMVFNRTVGLRDSWAKIEKKANSPK, translated from the coding sequence ATGTGTGAAGAGAAGGAAATCCGCGGGAACTTCATCACGGACATCATCGACGAACACAATCGCAGCGGCCGATATGATGCCAGGGTTCACACCCGTTTTCCCCCGGAGCCGAACGGCTGCCTGCACATTGGTCACGCCAAGAGCATCCTTCTGAACTACGGTCTGGCCCAGCGCTACGACGGCCTCTTCAATTTGCGCTTCGACGACACGAACCCGGAAATGGAAGAGCAGGTCTTCGTTGATTCCGTCATCGAGGATGTAAAATGGCTGGGCGCCGACTTCGGCGAGCGTCTGTATTTTGCTTCCGACTATTTCAACCAGATGTACGACTATGCGCTTCAACTGATAGAAGCGGGCAAGGCCTATGTAGACGACCAGAACGGCGAAGAGATCCGCAAAACCCGCGGCACAGTGACCAGCCCCGGCGCGAACAGCCCCTGGCGTGAGCGAAGTGTGGAGGAAAACCGGGATCTCTTTACCCGGATGCGTGCAGGCGAGTTTGCCGACGGCGAGAAGGTGCTGCGCGCGAAAATCGACATGGCGCACCCGAACATGCTCATGCGCGATCCCCTGATCTACCGCATTCGTCATGCCGAACATCATCGAACAGGCAAGGACTGGTGCATTTATCCCATGTACGACTGGGCGCACGGCCTGGAGGATTCCATTGAAGGAATCACGCAGTCGGTCTGCACTCTGGAGTTTGAAACCCACCGGCCGCTCTATGACTGGTATCTCGACTCCCTCGATGTCTTTCATCCCCAGCAGATCGAGTTTGCAAGACTGAACCTGGCCTACACGATGATGAGCAAGCGAAAGCTGCGTCAAATCGTGGAAGAGGGAATTGTGGAGTCCTGGGACGATCCCCGCATGCCGACAATCAGCGGCATGCGTCGCCGCGGCTACACGCCGGAGGCCATCGCAGAGTTTTGCGAACGCATCGGCGTGGCCAAGTCCGACAGTCTCGTAGACATGGCCCTGCTCGAGTTCTGCGTGCGGGAGGATCTCAACCGCAAGGCTCCGCGCCGCATGGCGGTGTTGAACCCCCTGAAACTCACGATCACGAACTACCCCGAAGACAAGGTTGAGATGCTTCCCGTGGAGAACAACCCGGGGGATCCCGAAGCCGGAAGCCGGGAAGTCCCTTTCCGCCGGGAGCTCTTTGTGGAAAGAGAGGATTTCCGGGAGGAGGCACCGAAGAAGTGGTTCCGCCTGGCCCCGGGAAAGGAAGTTCGCCTGAAGGGTGCCTACTTCGTCACCTGCGAAGAAGTGCTGCGCGACGAATCCGGGGAGATCGTGGAGCTGCTCTGCCGCTATGACCCCGAGAGTCGCGGCGGAGAGTCTCCCGATGGGCGAAAGGTGCGGGGAACCCTGCATTGGGTGAGCATTGAGGACTCCCTGAAAGCAGAAGTACGGCTCTACGACCATCTTTTTTCTGCTATCGAGCCGGGCTCCGGGGGGGACTTCCACGAGGACCTCAACCCGGAATCCCTGAAACTGCTTCGGGACTGTCGCCTCGAACCCTCCCTGGGGGATGCGGAACCCGGAGAAGCTGTCCAGTTCATGAGGCAGGGCTATTTCGTTGTTGATTCAATAGATAGCAGCAGTGATCAAATGGTGTTCAACCGGACCGTGGGACTCCGTGACTCCTGGGCCAAGATCGAGAAAAAGGCAAATAGCCCTAAATAG
- a CDS encoding citrate (Si)-synthase: MATLQEILMEKIPPYRDRTRQLIREHGDSVISEVTVKQAYGGMRGVKGMICDTSVVNADTGLIVRGFPLLEIKDLWPEEIFFLLLTGEKPDIEAKAALQREFDRRSQVPEYVWNTLRAMPKDTSPMCMLATGILIMDRESVFRNWYEKGMKREDYWLAMLGDALNILAKLPVIAAGIYRIRYNHGSVMHWTHGLDYAANFSNMLGVADPAGNFAKLMRLYLNFHADHEGGNVSANTCHTVGSALSDAYYAVSAGLNGLAGPLHGLANQGCIAWTLQIMDRFGGVPSEEGLREFTLETLRSGRVVPGYGHAVLRVTDPRFTGFHEFGMQYMPEDPVFQTVDRVFNVVPKVLGEYSEERVAAGKNPIANCWPNVDAVSGALMYHYGIHEFEYYTVLFSVSRVMGMLSQLILNRALGTPITRPKSVSTEWVEGQMAKAASKA, encoded by the coding sequence ATGGCGACTCTTCAGGAAATCCTGATGGAAAAGATCCCCCCCTACCGGGATCGCACTCGGCAACTGATTCGGGAGCATGGCGACAGCGTCATTTCCGAAGTGACCGTCAAGCAGGCCTACGGCGGCATGCGAGGGGTCAAGGGCATGATCTGCGACACCTCCGTGGTCAATGCAGACACGGGGCTGATCGTCCGCGGCTTTCCCCTGCTCGAGATCAAGGACCTTTGGCCCGAAGAAATCTTCTTCCTCCTTCTCACCGGAGAAAAACCGGACATAGAGGCAAAGGCGGCCCTGCAGCGGGAGTTCGACCGCCGAAGCCAGGTTCCCGAGTATGTCTGGAACACACTTCGCGCCATGCCCAAGGACACCAGTCCCATGTGTATGCTCGCGACCGGCATTCTGATCATGGATCGCGAGAGTGTTTTCCGGAATTGGTACGAGAAAGGCATGAAGCGTGAGGACTACTGGCTGGCCATGCTCGGGGATGCCCTGAACATTCTGGCCAAACTGCCGGTCATTGCTGCGGGGATCTATCGGATTCGTTACAACCACGGTAGCGTGATGCACTGGACTCACGGGCTGGACTATGCTGCGAACTTCTCGAACATGCTGGGGGTTGCCGACCCGGCCGGGAACTTCGCGAAGCTCATGCGTCTCTACCTGAACTTCCATGCCGACCACGAGGGCGGGAATGTTTCCGCAAACACCTGCCATACTGTGGGTTCCGCCTTGTCGGATGCCTATTATGCGGTGTCTGCAGGCTTGAACGGACTGGCTGGACCCCTGCACGGGTTGGCGAACCAGGGATGCATCGCCTGGACTCTCCAGATCATGGATCGTTTCGGTGGTGTTCCCAGCGAAGAGGGACTGCGTGAGTTTACCCTGGAAACCCTTCGTAGCGGAAGGGTGGTTCCCGGCTATGGGCATGCAGTCCTGAGGGTTACCGATCCCCGCTTCACCGGTTTCCACGAGTTCGGCATGCAGTACATGCCAGAAGATCCGGTCTTCCAGACGGTGGATCGTGTCTTCAATGTGGTGCCGAAGGTTCTCGGTGAGTATTCCGAGGAAAGGGTGGCCGCGGGCAAGAACCCGATTGCGAACTGCTGGCCCAATGTGGACGCAGTTTCCGGTGCTCTCATGTACCATTACGGGATTCACGAGTTTGAGTACTACACGGTTCTCTTCTCGGTCTCGCGGGTAATGGGGATGCTCAGCCAGCTGATTCTCAACCGTGCCCTGGGTACGCCGATCACGCGTCCCAAGTCGGTTTCCACCGAGTGGGTGGAGGGTCAGATGGCGAAAGCCGCAAGCAAGGCCTGA
- a CDS encoding TolC family protein, translating into MARILILTILLFPLLSAALAEPSPEQEEREIQSILGKEQILLEDLFRLADLSNPTLAAAKCEVRRRSAHVGQAGLFPNPGLGYELGELSESDPESRKEKLSLSLPLILGARRKAALESARASRDAASYTYDSTRREILRDIHDLWAEQLYFRETGQLFEDLLLIANSTLKIARTRFESRAAPESQVTRALLEVYELEVAQQQMQEDALRSSAELGALLGGIRIPLDRLSGDFASDTRFGQETATGEFPKQHPGFRSAQRDVDAAEASLRQARAARIPDLELSAALERNHASEENFLEFGISLPLPLFNRNQWKIAEAAALLEQTRNRALILRNELLASLEVARKRQKNLQAQLHAIEDRILPAAERGLVQAQEGYRIGHLPFLELIDAQNTLASTRLKTLELRKDLLLAGAELQSLLPSGPSNESGFLHE; encoded by the coding sequence ATGGCGCGGATTCTCATTTTGACTATTCTCCTTTTTCCCCTGCTCTCTGCAGCATTGGCAGAGCCATCACCGGAACAAGAGGAGAGGGAAATACAATCGATTCTCGGGAAGGAGCAGATCCTGCTCGAAGATCTGTTTCGACTCGCGGACCTGTCCAACCCGACACTTGCTGCGGCAAAATGTGAGGTTCGGCGCCGAAGTGCCCATGTCGGCCAAGCCGGGCTCTTTCCCAATCCCGGTTTGGGCTATGAGCTGGGAGAGCTTTCGGAAAGCGATCCGGAGAGTCGAAAGGAAAAGTTGTCGCTCTCGCTGCCACTGATCCTCGGCGCTCGTCGAAAAGCGGCGCTGGAGTCCGCTCGCGCTTCCCGGGATGCCGCCTCTTACACCTACGACAGCACACGAAGAGAGATCCTGCGAGATATCCACGATCTCTGGGCGGAGCAACTCTATTTTCGGGAAACCGGCCAGCTCTTTGAGGATCTCCTTCTGATCGCAAACAGCACCCTCAAAATCGCCAGAACCCGCTTCGAGTCCCGGGCGGCCCCGGAGTCTCAGGTGACCCGCGCTCTTCTGGAGGTCTATGAACTGGAAGTGGCGCAACAGCAGATGCAGGAGGATGCCTTGCGATCCTCGGCAGAACTGGGCGCTCTTCTCGGCGGAATCCGCATCCCGCTCGACCGCCTGTCGGGTGACTTCGCTTCCGACACGAGGTTCGGTCAGGAAACCGCAACGGGCGAGTTCCCGAAGCAGCATCCCGGCTTTCGCTCTGCACAAAGAGATGTCGATGCGGCAGAAGCTTCTCTCCGGCAAGCCAGAGCCGCTCGCATTCCAGATCTTGAGCTTTCTGCGGCACTGGAGAGAAACCACGCATCGGAGGAGAACTTTCTGGAATTCGGGATATCCTTGCCTCTGCCTCTCTTCAACCGTAACCAGTGGAAGATTGCCGAAGCGGCCGCCTTGCTGGAGCAAACCCGCAATCGTGCTCTCATCCTTCGGAACGAACTTCTGGCCTCTCTTGAAGTTGCCCGCAAGCGACAGAAAAATCTGCAAGCTCAGTTGCATGCAATCGAAGACCGAATCCTCCCCGCTGCAGAGCGTGGCTTGGTCCAGGCGCAGGAAGGCTACCGGATCGGCCACCTTCCTTTTCTGGAACTCATTGACGCCCAGAACACTCTCGCAAGCACCCGACTGAAAACTCTCGAACTCCGAAAGGACCTCCTCCTTGCCGGGGCAGAATTACAAAGCCTCCTTCCCTCAGGTCCTTCCAATGAAAGTGGGTTTCTCCATGAATAG